The stretch of DNA GATGATATCCCCTTCCGTCTGAGAAGATGGATCATCTCCCCGTCGTGGAAGGGCACATAGAGGTTCAGTCCATCGATCCCGTACATATCGAAAACGTATCTCATAGCTCCGACTATCGCATGTCTGTCGCCGGCATATTCGATAACGTTGCTTACCCTCGCATCCACCGGCGGTTGTACGGCCAAATAACCCAGGAGATCGCCTCCCCTGAGAACCACCGATGTCTCCGCCCCGACATTTCTGTCACTGCCGCTTATCAACATCCGTCTGAACTCCTCCAAGCTGCGATGGAATCTCACCGGTTCCCTCTCATAGATTGTGATTATCTGCCTTACATGTTCCTCCTCATAAGGGATAAGCTCCACGTTCTGGTCGATGAATCCCCTTAGATCCTCCCTGCCGATCCTGAAGTGATACATCCTCGATGCGGGGACGCATCCCACCCTTCTGTAGAGGTTTCTGTCGCCGGATACGAGCATGAGATCTACTCCATCGGCCTCGAGCTTTCGTACGGCGTCCTCTAACAGTCTGGTCGCATATCCTCTGCCTCGGTACTCGGGATGGGTGCATACCGAGCCGATGCTTCCCACCTTTATCCTGCTGCCGTAGATGATCATCTCCCCCTCATGGATGCCGAGATGCGACACGGGCTCACCGTCCACCAGGATAACGCGCATGTTTTCCAAGTTGTCCCTGTTGAGGAGGATGGAGTAGAGCTCCTGCTTGCTCGGGGACGGACATTTATCTCCTCTGAACACGGAGTCCACAAGTTTCATCACACGACCGAATTCCTCCCTCATCGTGCCTCTGGGTCCTTCAACCTTATACGCCCTCTTCCGATTCACCTTCGCCCTCCTCCATCACCCACTCCTCGTTGAAATGGACGTGTTTTATGGTGCGGAGGTTATAGGTATAGGTGGCGTGAAGGGTGTCGTCCCTCGCCTGGATGATTGAAGGATAGTCGAACCGTTCGCCTGGGGTATCCTCTAGATGGCGCGTCCAACGCCACGTCCGGCCACGATCCGTCGATATGGAGACGGCGAGCCGATCGCGGGCGTCCTCCTTGTCGTTGCAGATCATCAACAGGTGACCGTTGCGCAATAAAATGGCCTCGAGCCCTGAGCCGGGATGTATCAGATCGATCTCCCTCATCTGGGACCACGTGATTCCGCCGTCCAACGAGTCACTTCGCCTGATCCTACCGCCGGACGTGCGGAAGAAGGCCGTTATCGTCCCGTCAGGGAACTCCACCAGCGTCGGCTGTATAACACCCCGCCCGGGAACCGGCTTCGAGAAGGTCCAAGTCTCACCGCTGTCCTGGGTGATGGCCATGGCGGCGATGTAAAAGTTCTCGTTCGCCAGGGGGATCACAACAGCGCCGTCCGAACGGATGAGCGGATGTGCACGGGGCATCCATCCCAGCCGCGAGCTCAGAGGATTACCCTCGGACGCCATTTCCTCAAGCTCAGCGATACGGGGGACGAGGATGTTTTCCCTATCCCAGATCGGCGGTCCCGGTCTATCGTATCGCGACGATATCTTATACCGCAGAAGGGCGCTTCCCCACGTCCAGCGGGGCACTCCTAACAGGGTGGCGTGGACGAGCCAGAGATGTCCCCGGCGATCGATGGCCATGCACGGATTGTTGTTGGACACACCGAAGGTATCGCTCATCACAAACGGCTTTTCCCAGGAGTCCGCCCCTATGGGCTTACGCGAACCCCCGATACGCACATCGTCGCTTTTGTCTCTCCTCTCCGAGTAGTAAGGCGGCGGGAGCTCCCTCCCGTTTTCGTACCAGACGGCTCTGAGATCGCCGTTGGGACACTCCACGATGCACGATGCATGCACATGTCCGTGATCCTCGATCTGAGGGTCGAAGATGAACTCCTCCTCATAGAGCGGTTTAGCCATCGTTTCCTCCGATTCCTCTAGAGCTTCATGAAATACTCCACACATTCGTGGCGTATGTTGAACCCCGCCCTCTCATACGCCCTCCGAGCGGGAGCGTGGGCGTAGTCAAGACCTGTAAACACTTTGGCGTAGAGCATCCCATGTTTTCGGAAATAATCGA from Candidatus Poribacteria bacterium encodes:
- a CDS encoding GNAT family N-acetyltransferase — translated: MNRKRAYKVEGPRGTMREEFGRVMKLVDSVFRGDKCPSPSKQELYSILLNRDNLENMRVILVDGEPVSHLGIHEGEMIIYGSRIKVGSIGSVCTHPEYRGRGYATRLLEDAVRKLEADGVDLMLVSGDRNLYRRVGCVPASRMYHFRIGREDLRGFIDQNVELIPYEEEHVRQIITIYEREPVRFHRSLEEFRRMLISGSDRNVGAETSVVLRGGDLLGYLAVQPPVDARVSNVIEYAGDRHAIVGAMRYVFDMYGIDGLNLYVPFHDGEMIHLLRRKGISSTPINMPGYTIKIINFSGLMERLHPYIEERLGEKADSLEFHQKGDEYRIRLGGEELTVRGSAELVYLVFGTHDEREKEIIPRTNTLKDLTYVFPLPLAYPGLNYV
- a CDS encoding exo-alpha-sialidase yields the protein MAKPLYEEEFIFDPQIEDHGHVHASCIVECPNGDLRAVWYENGRELPPPYYSERRDKSDDVRIGGSRKPIGADSWEKPFVMSDTFGVSNNNPCMAIDRRGHLWLVHATLLGVPRWTWGSALLRYKISSRYDRPGPPIWDRENILVPRIAELEEMASEGNPLSSRLGWMPRAHPLIRSDGAVVIPLANENFYIAAMAITQDSGETWTFSKPVPGRGVIQPTLVEFPDGTITAFFRTSGGRIRRSDSLDGGITWSQMREIDLIHPGSGLEAILLRNGHLLMICNDKEDARDRLAVSISTDRGRTWRWTRHLEDTPGERFDYPSIIQARDDTLHATYTYNLRTIKHVHFNEEWVMEEGEGESEEGV